Proteins from a single region of Desulfobacter postgatei 2ac9:
- a CDS encoding ABC transporter substrate-binding protein: MKIINSVIILFFLVFGAWTGPVQSHGGNVVTDAAGRSIQVDAPFTRIISLYGAHTRNLQTLGLNNEIIGICPMDSWDGKPKFSYHDGLEKFMAARPDLVLIRPMIDQAYAALVKGLEKAGIVVVSLQPGSVDEMFDYWLALGTLTGKGDQARQMVTSFKEEIAGIGAVIRGIPDKKKVYFEAIHSRMKTFTPGAMAIFALETAGGVNLARDAPSVRGTNIAFYGKERILSHAHEIDVYLAQKGAMNQPTIRMIKDEPGFDVIRAVKENQIFIVDEKIVSRPTMDLLEGIHTIAEMLYPGVLEKGGLQ, from the coding sequence ATGAAGATCATTAATTCGGTAATTATTCTATTTTTTTTGGTTTTTGGGGCCTGGACCGGGCCGGTGCAAAGTCATGGCGGCAATGTTGTTACGGATGCTGCGGGGCGCAGCATTCAGGTTGATGCGCCCTTTACCCGGATTATCAGCCTGTACGGTGCCCATACCCGGAATTTGCAAACCCTGGGGCTTAATAATGAAATCATCGGGATCTGCCCCATGGACAGTTGGGACGGCAAACCAAAATTTTCCTACCATGACGGGCTTGAAAAATTTATGGCTGCCCGGCCGGACCTGGTTTTGATCCGTCCCATGATTGATCAGGCCTATGCCGCCCTGGTAAAGGGGTTGGAAAAAGCAGGCATTGTTGTTGTCTCCCTTCAGCCCGGCAGTGTGGACGAGATGTTTGACTACTGGCTGGCCCTGGGCACCCTGACCGGCAAAGGAGATCAGGCACGGCAGATGGTCACCTCATTCAAAGAAGAAATTGCCGGAATTGGAGCCGTGATCCGGGGGATTCCGGATAAAAAAAAGGTCTATTTTGAGGCCATTCACTCCCGGATGAAAACCTTTACACCCGGTGCCATGGCCATCTTTGCTTTGGAAACAGCAGGGGGTGTAAACCTTGCCCGGGACGCGCCCTCCGTGAGAGGCACCAATATCGCCTTTTACGGCAAGGAGCGGATTTTATCCCATGCCCATGAGATTGATGTATACCTTGCCCAGAAGGGTGCCATGAATCAACCGACAATTCGGATGATCAAAGATGAGCCCGGTTTCGACGTAATCCGGGCGGTCAAGGAAAATCAGATTTTCATCGTCGATGAAAAGATCGTCTCCCGGCCCACCATGGATTTGCTTGAAGGCATTCACACCATCGCAGAGATGCTTTATCCCGGGGTGCTTGAAAAGGGTGGTCTACAATGA
- a CDS encoding cobyrinate a,c-diamide synthase: MKGIVVAGVHSGCGKTTITLGLMAAFKRRGLCVAPFKAGPDFIDPGYHTTVTGVAGRNLDGWMLKKKTNLDIFRQNTGQADIAVLEGVMGLFDGYDGRSEAGSTAQLAKWLDLPVLLVVDARSMARSAGALVQGFENFDPELKFAGVLFNKVGSPVHLDYLTQALEGNVKMPCLGGVGRNPHIEIPSRHLGLVTSDDHGVGDQMQAALADLVENCMDLDALLDSLPRVRTGAPTPPQKKPAFVRIAVARDAAFCFYYPENIELLEQAGAQILSFSPLSDPDLPDNIDGLYLGGGYPELHARTLAQNIGFREAVSLACKNGMPIYAECGGFMTLCRTLEDLDGQCHDMVGCFGFTCRMNKRLRALGYREITLNRDTILGPTGVTARGHEFHYSSLDYSIPDDHGEKSVYDACDRTGGTRAVPGFEKNRTLGSYLHLHFKSNPDLPQNFVQACFQYQTERKFFRK, encoded by the coding sequence ATGAAGGGGATTGTGGTTGCAGGCGTTCATTCCGGATGCGGAAAAACTACCATAACCCTGGGGTTGATGGCTGCATTCAAGCGCCGCGGACTGTGTGTTGCACCCTTTAAGGCGGGTCCTGATTTTATTGATCCGGGGTACCACACCACCGTTACGGGTGTTGCCGGGCGTAACCTGGATGGATGGATGCTTAAAAAGAAGACCAACTTGGACATTTTCAGGCAAAACACCGGACAGGCCGACATTGCCGTGCTGGAAGGGGTCATGGGCCTGTTTGACGGATATGACGGCAGGAGCGAGGCCGGTTCCACGGCCCAGCTGGCCAAATGGCTGGACCTGCCCGTGCTGCTGGTGGTGGATGCCCGGAGCATGGCCCGCAGTGCCGGGGCCCTGGTCCAGGGGTTTGAAAATTTTGACCCGGAACTTAAATTCGCCGGGGTGCTGTTTAATAAGGTGGGCAGTCCCGTTCACCTGGACTATCTGACCCAGGCCCTGGAAGGCAATGTGAAGATGCCCTGCCTTGGCGGGGTGGGCCGGAATCCTCACATTGAAATTCCTTCCCGGCACCTGGGTCTTGTCACCAGTGACGATCATGGTGTTGGCGATCAGATGCAGGCTGCCCTGGCCGATCTGGTAGAAAATTGTATGGATCTTGATGCGCTGCTGGATTCACTGCCCCGGGTCCGTACGGGTGCGCCCACACCCCCGCAAAAGAAACCGGCGTTTGTGCGCATTGCCGTGGCCCGGGATGCGGCATTCTGTTTTTATTATCCTGAAAATATTGAACTGCTGGAACAGGCCGGAGCACAGATTCTTTCTTTTTCACCGCTTTCGGACCCGGATTTGCCGGATAACATAGACGGCCTCTATCTTGGGGGCGGATACCCTGAACTGCATGCCCGGACCCTTGCGCAAAATATTGGATTCAGAGAGGCTGTTTCGCTGGCATGCAAAAACGGCATGCCTATTTATGCGGAGTGCGGCGGATTCATGACCCTTTGCCGTACCCTGGAAGATTTAGACGGGCAATGCCACGACATGGTGGGCTGTTTTGGGTTTACCTGCCGCATGAACAAAAGGTTGCGGGCCCTTGGATACCGGGAAATTACGTTGAACCGGGATACGATCCTCGGGCCAACAGGTGTTACCGCCCGGGGGCATGAGTTCCATTACTCCAGCCTCGATTACTCTATCCCGGATGACCATGGGGAAAAAAGCGTGTATGATGCCTGTGATCGGACCGGCGGCACCCGGGCTGTGCCGGGGTTTGAAAAGAACCGGACCCTTGGCAGCTACCTGCACCTGCATTTTAAAAGCAACCCGGACCTGCCGCAAAATTTTGTTCAGGCGTGTTTTCAATATCAGACCGAGAGGAAATTTTTTCGTAAATGA
- a CDS encoding precorrin-8X methylmutase, translating to MKPHEIEAKSFAIIDAEAGPHNFAPDEWKIVRRMIHTTADFEYMQMVRISNNAVAAGIKAIRNGYTVITDTNMAKTGIRKDLLAGFGSRCECLMADPRVAEQATERGVTRARVAVEKAAQIMENGIYVVGNAPTALLHLLEMIHNKAANPALVVGLPVGFVNAAESKAALVETNIPYISNVGRKGGSNVAASVINALALIAKDKVAGERT from the coding sequence ATGAAGCCCCATGAAATTGAAGCAAAAAGCTTTGCCATCATTGACGCAGAGGCCGGTCCCCACAATTTTGCCCCGGATGAGTGGAAAATTGTGCGGCGCATGATTCATACCACAGCGGATTTTGAATACATGCAGATGGTCAGGATCTCCAACAATGCCGTGGCGGCCGGGATCAAAGCGATCCGGAACGGGTACACCGTAATCACGGATACCAATATGGCCAAAACCGGTATCCGCAAAGACCTTTTAGCAGGTTTCGGCAGCCGGTGTGAATGCCTCATGGCTGATCCCCGGGTGGCGGAACAGGCAACGGAAAGGGGGGTGACCCGGGCCCGCGTAGCGGTGGAAAAGGCTGCACAAATCATGGAAAATGGTATTTATGTGGTGGGGAATGCGCCCACGGCTTTGCTTCATCTGCTGGAGATGATACACAATAAAGCGGCGAATCCTGCACTTGTTGTAGGGCTTCCCGTGGGGTTCGTCAATGCGGCGGAATCCAAGGCAGCCCTGGTGGAAACCAACATACCTTATATCTCAAATGTGGGTCGCAAAGGCGGCTCCAATGTGGCGGCAAGTGTGATTAATGCGTTGGCACTGATTGCAAAAGATAAGGTTGCCGGTGAAAGGACGTAG
- the cobI gene encoding precorrin-2 C(20)-methyltransferase: MTQGILYGIGVGPGDPDFITLKAVSILSQVDVVFGASSAKNSHSQAAEIVKPHLKASVPIQILPFPMTRNKQVMEAAWQDNAGTVIKVLEQGKNAAFITLGDSMTYSTYGYLLKSVRKLAPHIEICSIPGITSYQAAAARINTPLVEGEESMTLLSGVLGGDKFREISDSADNVVFLKAYKNTGDIVNALDEAGMADKSVGIVRCGLEGEQIITNVNAFQERKPDYWTLIISKKSGHCVESQKKTE, from the coding sequence ATGACCCAAGGCATTTTGTACGGCATTGGTGTGGGCCCCGGAGACCCCGATTTCATTACCTTGAAAGCCGTTAGCATTTTGAGTCAGGTGGACGTGGTGTTTGGCGCGTCCTCTGCAAAAAATTCCCACAGCCAGGCGGCTGAGATCGTCAAACCCCATTTAAAGGCGTCTGTGCCCATTCAAATACTGCCTTTTCCCATGACCCGGAACAAGCAGGTCATGGAAGCGGCATGGCAGGATAATGCCGGAACCGTGATTAAGGTGCTGGAGCAGGGCAAAAATGCCGCCTTTATCACCCTTGGGGACAGCATGACCTACTCCACTTACGGATATCTGCTCAAATCTGTCCGGAAGTTGGCCCCGCATATTGAGATTTGTTCCATTCCGGGCATCACCTCCTACCAGGCCGCAGCCGCCCGCATCAACACGCCTCTGGTGGAGGGAGAGGAGTCCATGACCCTTTTATCCGGCGTCCTGGGCGGGGACAAGTTCCGGGAAATCAGCGACAGTGCGGACAATGTGGTTTTTCTTAAAGCGTATAAAAATACCGGGGATATTGTAAATGCCCTGGATGAGGCAGGTATGGCCGATAAGAGTGTGGGCATTGTGAGATGCGGGCTTGAAGGTGAGCAAATCATCACCAATGTGAATGCGTTTCAGGAGAGAAAACCGGATTACTGGACCCTGATCATATCCAAGAAAAGCGGGCATTGTGTCGAAAGTCAGAAAAAAACAGAATAA
- the cbiD gene encoding cobalt-precorrin-5B (C(1))-methyltransferase CbiD produces MSDRETKNLRPGFTTGTAAAAAVKAALVYLFTKQVPGSVKINLLNGQTIEVLVDLVSAHNGLVRAVVVKDAGDDPDITHLARIGAVVGLTDKAGTVEITGGKGVGMVTKPGLEIAPGEPAINPGPRKMIRESALQVLDQYHSNAGVSAEIFVENGEVLAEKTLNRRLGIEGGLSILGTTGVVTPLSHEAYTATIRSAMSVAGACGCDHVVLTTGRRSERFSQAFFCDLYKLHPEAFIQIGDFFSISMESLAEHKIPNATLAVFFGKALKMAQGFVHTHAAKSELTMEWLSDVVKKETGNKTLARHVLNANTARHAFGMIWPEYPDVLEKVGRAMIRSAEKFCPAPCRFRAVIYDFQGTIAFDSHTW; encoded by the coding sequence TTGTCGGATAGAGAGACAAAAAATTTACGCCCGGGCTTTACCACGGGCACGGCAGCTGCGGCTGCGGTAAAGGCGGCCCTGGTATACCTGTTTACAAAGCAGGTTCCCGGATCGGTAAAAATCAATCTGCTTAACGGTCAGACGATTGAGGTGCTTGTTGACTTGGTATCTGCACACAATGGTCTGGTCCGGGCCGTGGTGGTCAAGGATGCAGGCGATGACCCGGATATTACCCACCTGGCCAGGATCGGTGCCGTGGTGGGCCTGACAGATAAAGCCGGGACGGTTGAGATCACCGGCGGCAAAGGCGTGGGCATGGTCACCAAGCCCGGCCTTGAGATTGCGCCGGGAGAACCTGCCATCAATCCCGGTCCCCGGAAGATGATCCGTGAATCCGCCCTGCAGGTACTCGACCAGTATCACAGCAATGCCGGGGTGAGTGCTGAAATTTTTGTGGAAAACGGCGAGGTGCTGGCCGAAAAAACCCTGAACCGCCGCTTGGGCATTGAAGGTGGCTTGTCCATTCTCGGCACCACAGGAGTTGTAACCCCTTTGTCCCACGAAGCTTATACCGCCACCATCCGGTCTGCCATGTCCGTGGCCGGGGCGTGTGGGTGCGATCATGTCGTTCTGACCACAGGACGGCGATCCGAGCGGTTTTCCCAAGCGTTTTTTTGCGATTTGTACAAGTTGCATCCAGAGGCCTTTATACAGATCGGCGATTTTTTCAGCATCTCCATGGAAAGCCTTGCAGAACATAAGATCCCCAATGCCACCCTGGCCGTGTTTTTCGGCAAGGCCCTGAAAATGGCCCAGGGGTTTGTTCATACCCATGCCGCCAAATCGGAGCTCACCATGGAGTGGCTTTCGGATGTGGTCAAAAAAGAGACCGGCAATAAAACCCTCGCCCGGCACGTTTTAAACGCCAACACGGCCCGGCATGCCTTTGGGATGATCTGGCCCGAATACCCGGATGTGCTGGAAAAGGTAGGCCGCGCCATGATCCGGTCTGCCGAAAAATTTTGCCCGGCACCGTGCCGATTCAGGGCCGTTATTTATGATTTCCAAGGAACCATTGCCTTTGATTCCCACACTTGGTAG
- a CDS encoding type I restriction endonuclease subunit R — protein MTKEQDIEQGLISKLEELKYTYRPDIRDRLTLEENFRRKFEELNKVRLSDTEFERLKEQIVTPDVFATAKLLRERNTFQREDGTPLQYTLVHIKEWCKNSFEVVNQLRINTQNSHHRYDVILLINGVPVVQIELKAFDVSPRRAMQQIVDYKKDPGNGYANSLLCFIQLFVVSNRSNTWYFANNHSRHFSFDADERFLPVYRFAGEDNTKIVHLDDFAEAFLAKCILAEMISRYMVLVAGEQKLMMMRPYQIYAVRAIVECIHQNRGNGYIWHTTGSGKTLTSFKASILLKDNPDIEKCLFVVDRKDLDRQTREEFNRFQEGCVEENTNTEKLVQRLLSDDYADKVIVTTIQKLGLALSGNNKSKGKNGQNYKERLQPLSDKRVVFIFDECHRSQFGENHKAIKAFFPKAQLFGFTGTPIFDTNATCKQVEGKVASFKTTKDIFHKELHAYTITHAIEDRNVLRFHIDYFGAHAKGEKADRSGKKAKAGALPTQQGVVEAILAKHQAATAGRKFNAVLATASINHAIAYHRLFKEAQQARLDEDDSFQPLNIACLFSPPAEGNKDVAQLQEDLPQERADNQEAPNEKKEALKAIIADYNERYSTSHDLGNFDLYYQDVQKRIKDQQYPNSDLARAHKIDIVIVVDMLLTGFDSKFLNTLYVDKNLKYHGLIQAFSRTNRVLNDTKPYGNILDFRNQEKEVDEAIALFSGEDTERPKEIWLVDPAPRVIDKLKKVVSALNTFMQSQGLDCTPEQVANIKGDEARAHFVNVFKEVQRCKTQLDQYTDLSEEERITIEAVIAEDRLRGFRSAYLDTAQRLKPQQDKAGDDAGPVRQLDFEFVLFSSAVIDYDYIMGLISRFSQAAPRKQKMSREQLIGMLSSTANFMDERQVMVDYIKTLKEGEGLSEKAIRVGYEAFKADRFAGELAKTAHKHGLETDALQAFVDTIMGRMIFDGEQLSDLLVPLALGWKERTTKELALMEDLIPLLKKLAQGREISGLGAYEN, from the coding sequence ATGACAAAAGAACAAGACATTGAGCAGGGCCTCATCAGCAAGCTCGAAGAACTCAAGTATACATACCGCCCGGATATCCGTGACCGCCTGACCTTGGAGGAGAATTTCCGCCGCAAATTTGAGGAACTCAATAAGGTTCGCCTGTCAGATACCGAATTTGAACGCCTGAAAGAACAGATTGTCACCCCGGATGTCTTTGCGACAGCCAAGCTTTTGCGCGAACGCAACACCTTCCAGCGTGAGGATGGCACCCCCCTGCAATATACCCTTGTCCACATAAAGGAGTGGTGCAAAAACTCTTTTGAGGTGGTCAACCAGTTGCGCATCAACACCCAAAACAGCCACCACCGCTATGATGTCATCCTGCTCATCAACGGGGTGCCGGTGGTGCAGATCGAACTCAAGGCATTCGATGTCAGCCCCCGACGGGCCATGCAGCAGATTGTTGACTACAAGAAAGACCCCGGCAACGGATATGCCAACTCGCTGCTCTGTTTCATCCAGCTTTTTGTGGTCAGCAACCGCAGCAACACCTGGTATTTTGCCAATAACCACAGCCGGCACTTCAGCTTTGACGCTGACGAGCGCTTCCTGCCGGTTTACCGCTTTGCCGGCGAAGATAACACAAAAATTGTCCACCTTGACGACTTTGCCGAGGCGTTTCTGGCCAAGTGCATCCTGGCCGAAATGATCAGCCGTTACATGGTGCTGGTGGCCGGCGAGCAAAAACTGATGATGATGCGGCCCTATCAGATCTATGCGGTGCGGGCCATTGTCGAGTGCATCCATCAGAACCGGGGCAATGGTTATATCTGGCATACCACCGGCAGCGGCAAGACCCTGACCTCCTTTAAGGCATCCATCCTGCTCAAGGATAACCCGGATATTGAAAAGTGCCTCTTTGTGGTGGACCGCAAAGACCTGGACCGCCAGACCCGCGAGGAGTTCAACCGCTTTCAGGAAGGGTGCGTGGAGGAGAACACCAACACCGAAAAACTGGTGCAGCGCCTGCTCTCGGACGACTATGCCGACAAGGTGATTGTCACCACCATCCAGAAACTGGGCCTGGCCCTCAGTGGGAATAATAAATCCAAAGGCAAAAACGGTCAAAATTATAAGGAACGGCTGCAGCCCCTAAGTGACAAACGGGTAGTTTTTATCTTTGACGAGTGCCACCGCTCACAGTTTGGCGAGAACCACAAGGCCATCAAGGCGTTCTTTCCCAAGGCCCAACTCTTCGGCTTCACCGGCACGCCGATATTTGATACCAACGCGACCTGCAAGCAGGTGGAAGGCAAGGTAGCCTCCTTCAAGACCACCAAGGATATCTTCCACAAAGAGCTGCACGCCTACACCATCACCCACGCCATCGAAGATCGCAATGTCCTGCGCTTTCATATTGACTATTTCGGGGCGCACGCCAAAGGTGAGAAAGCGGATAGATCCGGGAAAAAGGCAAAGGCCGGTGCCCTACCCACGCAACAGGGGGTTGTCGAGGCTATCTTGGCAAAACATCAGGCAGCCACCGCCGGGCGCAAGTTTAACGCGGTTCTGGCCACTGCCTCCATCAACCACGCCATAGCGTATCACCGCCTTTTTAAGGAAGCGCAGCAGGCCCGGCTGGATGAAGATGATAGTTTTCAGCCCCTGAATATTGCCTGTCTCTTTTCGCCCCCTGCCGAAGGCAACAAGGATGTGGCGCAGCTCCAGGAGGACCTGCCCCAGGAAAGAGCAGACAACCAGGAAGCGCCCAATGAGAAGAAAGAGGCCCTGAAGGCCATCATTGCCGATTATAACGAGCGCTACAGCACCAGCCACGACCTGGGCAACTTTGATCTCTATTATCAGGATGTGCAAAAGCGCATCAAAGACCAGCAATACCCCAACAGCGACCTGGCCCGTGCCCACAAGATTGATATCGTCATCGTGGTGGATATGCTCCTCACCGGCTTTGATTCCAAGTTCCTGAACACCCTCTATGTGGACAAGAACCTCAAATACCACGGCCTCATCCAGGCCTTTTCCCGCACAAACCGCGTCCTGAACGACACCAAGCCTTATGGCAACATCCTTGATTTCCGCAACCAGGAAAAAGAGGTGGACGAGGCCATCGCCCTCTTTTCCGGGGAAGATACGGAACGACCCAAGGAGATCTGGCTGGTTGATCCCGCTCCCAGGGTAATTGATAAGCTGAAAAAGGTGGTCAGCGCCCTGAACACCTTCATGCAGTCGCAGGGTCTGGACTGCACCCCGGAGCAGGTGGCCAATATCAAGGGAGACGAGGCCCGGGCCCACTTTGTCAACGTTTTCAAGGAGGTGCAGCGCTGCAAGACCCAGCTTGATCAATACACCGACCTGTCGGAAGAAGAGCGCATAACAATTGAGGCGGTTATCGCGGAAGACCGGCTGCGCGGCTTTCGCAGCGCCTATCTGGACACGGCCCAGCGACTCAAGCCTCAGCAGGATAAAGCCGGCGATGACGCCGGTCCGGTCCGGCAGCTTGATTTCGAGTTTGTCCTCTTCTCCTCCGCCGTCATTGATTACGACTACATCATGGGGCTGATCTCCCGCTTCAGCCAGGCCGCTCCCAGGAAACAGAAGATGAGCCGCGAGCAGCTCATTGGCATGCTCTCCTCCACCGCCAACTTCATGGACGAGCGTCAGGTGATGGTAGACTATATAAAAACCCTGAAAGAAGGTGAGGGCCTCAGTGAAAAGGCCATCCGCGTAGGCTATGAGGCCTTTAAGGCCGACAGGTTTGCCGGAGAGCTGGCCAAGACCGCCCACAAGCACGGCCTGGAGACCGATGCCCTGCAGGCCTTTGTGGACACCATCATGGGCCGCATGATCTTTGACGGCGAGCAGCTTAGCGACCTCCTGGTCCCGCTGGCGCTGGGTTGGAAGGAGCGGACAACAAAGGAGCTGGCCCTTATGGAGGACCTGATACCGCTCCTCAAAAAACTTGCCCAGGGGCGGGAGATTTCGGGGTTGGGGGCGTATGAAAACTAA
- a CDS encoding restriction endonuclease subunit S, translated as MKTKDKTAKTSNQSLVPKLRFPEFQNAAEWFGTTIGDIGSFYYGKSAPKWSLEEDAPTQCVRYGELYTKFGAIITGTYSRTNIDPTKLRFSKGGEILVPRVGEKPEDFGKCCCYLPLENIAIGEMISVFETAQNPLFYTYYFRNLYRQFAKVVEGQNVKNLYYVELEPLPIHRPPLPEQQKIADCLSSLDELIAAQAHKLDTLKSHKKGLMQQLFPAPGQITPTLRFPEFRDTGEWKEVQLGNIVHFASGGTPSKSNPDYWGGTIPWISASSMYDINIQKSDLKITQYAVENGARMASKGSLLILVRGSMLFNRVPIGITTVDVSFNQDIKALTLKKGELKHFILYQLLAFENRIPIDKTGIGAGKIELDELKRFVMFLPKDTDEQQKIADCFSSLDELIATQAQKLDTLKAHKKGLMQQLFPNPDKAAE; from the coding sequence ATGAAAACTAAAGACAAGACAGCGAAGACCAGTAACCAAAGCCTGGTGCCCAAACTGCGCTTCCCCGAGTTCCAGAATGCCGCGGAGTGGTTTGGAACGACAATCGGAGATATTGGAAGTTTTTATTATGGAAAAAGCGCCCCCAAATGGTCTTTGGAAGAAGATGCTCCAACTCAATGCGTAAGATATGGGGAACTATATACCAAGTTTGGAGCTATCATTACTGGAACATATTCGCGAACCAATATAGACCCAACTAAATTACGGTTTAGCAAAGGTGGGGAAATCTTAGTCCCTCGCGTTGGTGAGAAACCAGAGGATTTTGGGAAATGTTGTTGTTACCTGCCGTTGGAAAATATTGCAATCGGTGAAATGATAAGTGTGTTTGAAACTGCGCAAAACCCATTATTCTATACATATTACTTTAGAAATTTGTACAGACAATTTGCGAAAGTTGTTGAGGGGCAAAACGTCAAGAATCTATACTATGTTGAACTAGAGCCACTTCCAATTCATCGTCCACCACTCCCCGAACAACAAAAAATCGCCGACTGTCTTTCCTCCCTCGACGAGCTGATCGCGGCCCAGGCCCACAAGCTTGACACCCTCAAGTCCCATAAAAAAGGGCTGATGCAGCAGCTCTTCCCCGCCCCCGGCCAAATCACCCCCACCCTCCGCTTCCCCGAGTTCAGGGATACGGGGGAGTGGAAGGAAGTTCAGCTGGGAAACATCGTACACTTTGCTTCTGGCGGTACACCATCGAAAAGCAATCCAGATTATTGGGGCGGAACAATCCCCTGGATAAGCGCTTCTTCGATGTATGACATTAACATACAAAAATCGGATTTGAAGATTACCCAATATGCTGTCGAGAATGGAGCGCGAATGGCCTCAAAAGGTTCTCTGCTTATCTTGGTGCGAGGAAGCATGTTATTCAACAGAGTTCCTATTGGCATTACGACAGTTGATGTTTCTTTCAATCAAGATATTAAGGCCTTGACTCTTAAGAAGGGGGAGCTAAAGCACTTTATCCTTTATCAGTTACTGGCTTTTGAGAATAGAATTCCCATAGATAAAACAGGCATAGGAGCGGGAAAGATTGAGTTGGATGAATTAAAGCGCTTTGTAATGTTTTTGCCAAAAGACACGGACGAACAACAAAAAATAGCCGACTGTTTTTCCTCCCTCGATGAGCTGATCGCGACTCAGGCCCAAAAACTCGACACCCTCAAGGCCCATAAAAAAGGGCTGATGCAGCAGCTCTTCCCCAACCCTGACAAGGCGGCTGAATGA
- a CDS encoding type I restriction-modification system subunit M yields MTKQDQIELGKTLWAIADDLRGAMNADDFRDYMLSFLFLRYLSDNYEAAAQKELGRDYPEAGGNDRRSPLSIWYGENEQDIEPFEQQMRRKVHYIIKPDYLWNSIAELARTQNDDLLHILQKGFKYIENESFASTFQGLFSEINLDSEKLGKSYTARNAKLCTIISKIAEGIAGFSTSSDVLGDAYEYLIGQFAAGSGKKAGEFYTPQQISSILSAIVTLDCQDPGTGKKKKLKNLLDFACGSGSLLLNVRHQMGVHGIGKIFGQEKNVTTYNLARMNMLLHGVKDSEFEIFHGDSLLNEWDMLAEENPAKKLHFDAVVANPPFSYRWQPTEVLGENFRFKDYGLAPKSAADFAFLLHGFHFLAREGTMAIILPHGVLFRGGAEARIRRKLLEDGNIDTVIGLPANLFFSTGIPVCILVLKKCKKPDDVLFINAGEHFEKGKRQNRLLPEHIEKIIETYQYRTEENRYSRCVDMEEIEKNDFNLNISRYVSTAKPEEAVDLQAVNDELNKVEEKIGDARRRHNDFLAELGLPPLPFTM; encoded by the coding sequence ATGACCAAACAAGACCAAATAGAATTAGGTAAAACCCTGTGGGCCATCGCTGATGATCTGCGCGGGGCCATGAATGCGGACGACTTCCGCGATTATATGCTCTCCTTTCTCTTTCTGCGTTATCTGTCGGATAACTACGAGGCTGCTGCCCAAAAGGAGCTGGGCCGGGATTATCCCGAGGCCGGGGGAAACGACAGGCGCTCGCCTTTATCCATCTGGTACGGGGAAAACGAGCAGGATATTGAGCCCTTTGAACAGCAGATGCGCCGCAAGGTGCACTATATTATCAAGCCCGACTATCTTTGGAACTCTATTGCTGAACTGGCCCGCACCCAGAACGACGACCTGCTGCACATCCTGCAGAAAGGCTTCAAGTATATCGAAAATGAATCCTTTGCCTCCACCTTTCAGGGGCTGTTTTCGGAGATCAATCTGGATTCGGAAAAGCTCGGCAAGAGCTACACCGCCCGCAACGCCAAGCTATGCACCATCATCAGCAAGATTGCCGAAGGCATTGCCGGGTTCTCCACCAGCAGCGATGTGCTGGGAGATGCCTATGAATACCTGATCGGCCAGTTTGCCGCCGGATCGGGCAAGAAGGCGGGCGAGTTTTACACCCCGCAGCAGATTTCCTCCATTCTGTCAGCCATCGTCACCCTTGATTGCCAGGACCCCGGCACCGGAAAGAAGAAAAAACTCAAAAACCTGCTGGATTTTGCCTGCGGTTCCGGCTCCCTGCTGCTCAATGTCCGCCATCAGATGGGCGTACATGGGATCGGCAAGATTTTCGGCCAGGAAAAAAATGTCACCACCTACAACCTGGCCCGTATGAACATGCTGCTGCACGGGGTGAAGGATTCCGAGTTTGAGATATTTCATGGCGACTCCCTGCTCAACGAGTGGGACATGCTGGCGGAGGAAAACCCGGCCAAGAAGCTGCATTTTGATGCGGTGGTGGCCAATCCGCCCTTCAGCTACCGCTGGCAGCCCACCGAAGTCCTGGGTGAGAATTTCCGCTTCAAGGATTATGGCCTGGCCCCGAAATCCGCCGCTGATTTTGCCTTCTTGCTGCACGGTTTCCACTTTTTGGCCAGGGAGGGCACCATGGCCATCATCCTGCCCCATGGCGTGCTGTTCCGGGGCGGGGCCGAGGCCAGGATCAGGCGTAAGCTGCTGGAGGACGGCAATATCGACACGGTGATCGGCCTGCCCGCCAACCTGTTCTTCTCCACCGGCATTCCGGTCTGTATCCTGGTGTTAAAAAAATGCAAGAAGCCCGATGATGTGCTGTTCATCAACGCCGGCGAGCATTTTGAAAAGGGCAAACGGCAAAACCGGCTCCTGCCGGAGCACATCGAGAAAATTATCGAGACCTACCAGTACCGTACAGAGGAAAACCGCTACTCCCGCTGCGTGGACATGGAAGAGATCGAGAAGAACGATTTTAACCTCAATATCTCCCGCTACGTCAGTACCGCCAAACCCGAAGAAGCTGTTGACCTGCAGGCGGTGAATGATGAGTTAAATAAGGTGGAGGAGAAGATTGGCGATGCACGCCGGCGCCATAATGATTTTCTTGCAGAGCTTGGATTGCCTCCTTTGCCGTTTACAATGTGA